GGTGGTGGATTCCTGTGATTCCTGCTAATCTGGCTTTAGTGGGGTCTGCGGGAGTAATTATTGCCCATTTTGCTCATTTACAAGGACAGTTAAAACGTTCTACGGAATTTTTACAAAGTATCATTAATACGATTCCTGACCCGATTTTTGTGAAAAATAAAGATCATCAAAAAATTGTCTTGAATCAAGCCTATTGTAAGTTTGTCGGTTATCCTTTAAAAGTATTAATGGAAAAACGTGATGAGGAACTTTTTCCTAAATATGAAGCGGAGCTTTTTCGCCAACAGGATGAACAGGCATTTCACACGACTTGGGAACAGGAAAACGAAGAACAATTAACCGATGCTCATGGTGTTACCCATTATATTGCTACGAAGCGATCGCTTCACCAAGATGCGGCGGGAAATTTATTTTTAGTCGGTGTGATTCGAGATATTACAGAACGTAAACTATTAGAAGATAATTTGAAACAAATTGCCGCCGAACTGAAGCGCTCAAATGCTGAATTGCGGGTTTCCGCCGAACATGACCCCCTAACGGGACTTCCCAACCGTACCCTATTTCAGGAACGCTTAGGCCAATCAATAGAATGGGCCACCAGTCAAAATCGTTTAGTCGCGCTGTTGTTTTTAGACTTAAATGACTTTAAGCACGTCAACGATAATTTAGGACATCAAGTTGGAGATTTACTGCTTAAAACCGTGGGTGACCGACTCAAGGGGTGTCTACGGGGAAGTGATACCGTCTCCCGCTTAGGAGGAGATGAGTTTACGGTCATTCTTCCGGGTATTCCCAGTAAGTCGGACGCGGCTAGAGTCGCCCAAAAAATTCTCGATACGATTACTCAAGATACGATTTTAGAAGGACACCGGATCTTGATTACTACTAGCATTGGGATTAGTATGTATCCTACCGATACTCAAGATCTCGAAACTTTAATTAAGTTAGCGGATACAGCCATGTATCGGGCTAAAACCACCGGAAAAAATTTGTATGAGTTTGCTAGTTCCTAAGTCCATTTAGCTCATCAACTTTGTCAAAATGTGGGAATGAAGTGGGTTGTAAACAACTCTGACGGATAACTCAGTGTAAATACGGAATATAATTGATATACTTGAACCATTAAGGCAGTTTTGTTATCGTTGGCTGCCCTGGTTGAAATATCCAAAGTTTAATTAGGGGGTAAAACGATTGTGGTTTCTAGCCTAACACTAAAAACACTAGCATGGGTTAGCCTTTGGCCCTTAAGTGTTGCCCTAATTTTTGCTATCGTGCTAAGGTTAGGGGCGACCACCCAAGTTGATTTTTCTCAATTTCACAACCATCTGAATACCTCATGGATCATCTGCCAGTATGCTCCTCCTCCCACCGGAGATGCTCCCGAAGGAGAAGGTTCTGGCTCACGGACTTAACCTACAACAGGCGGTGATTTCCAGGTTTGATTTCCTTGAATTAAAGTATGTACTTGCCAGCTTGGGTCTGACTGTGGATAATCTTGTCGATAATGACCCCCGCGACTTTCTCGACGAAACGCTGCACTCTTCAAAATTAACTCACCAATATTCAGTAAGTTACGAGTTTCCCCCCACTGTTTTAAGTCATAATCTGCTATCCCCTGAATTTCCTGATCATCAGAGGAATACGGTTGTAAACCCGATAAAAATTGGCTAAGGGGTAAAGCTAAAAATTCTTGAGACCATGCTTTCACCTGAATTAATCCCTCCTCCAAGTGATCAGACTGGCGACAGATTCCGGCACTTTGCCAGAGTACATCGGGCAAGTGGGATCGAATTGTCTTAATCGTAGCATATTGTTCCTGCCAATGGTCGCTAGGTAATATTAATGACTTCACCTTTTTTGGGGAAGAAACCTGATCATCAGCCCTAACTTCCGGTGCACCGAGATTGAGATTTTCAAGAGATGCCAGTTGAGCGCCAAACACTAGACATTCTAACAAAGAATTACTCGCTAAACGGTTAGCCCCATGTACCCCCGTACTAGCCGTTTCTCCCACCGCATAGAGACCAGGAATAGAGGTTTGACCTTGGTTATTGGTAACAATACCCCCCATCCAATAGTGGGCTGCTGGGGTGACGGGGATCGGTTGATTCAAAATATCAATCCCCCACTGTTGGCAAACCTGAATAATATTCGGAAACCGATACCGAACTTTGTCTGGGGGAATTGACCGTAAATCTAACCAAACTTGTTCCGCATTCGCGCCCGGTATTTGACGTAACTGTTGCAAATGGTTAAAAATAGCCCGACTCACCACATCTCTAGGCGCTAATTCCCCCTGTTGATGATAATCAAACACAAACCGCCGACCTTCAGCATCAATTAAGTGGGCGCCTTCCCCTCGCACCGCCTCACTAATTAAAAACCGAGGCGCCCCAGGTTGGGTTAAAGCGGTGGGATGAAATTGGAAAAACTCTAAATCTCGCAGTAAGGCCCCGGCTCTCCAAGCGATGGCGACTCCATCCCCCGTACTAACTTCGGGGTTAGTGGTATGAGCAAAGACTTGACCACCTCCCCCCGTTGCCAACACAACAGCCGACGCCTTCACCCAATAAATCTGCTGATTTTGAATTAAACTCATACCCTGGCAACGTTGGCCAGAGGCATCCATCCATAAATCTAGGGCAAAGGCTGGAGAAATAATTTTAATATTCGGTTGTTCTAAGACTCGCTCAGTTAAGGTTGTAATTACTGCGCGTCCGGTGGTATCGGCGGCGTGCAGGACGCGATGACGGGAATGGGCGGCTTCTAAGGTCAGGGCTAACTGGGTTTGATGCCGATCAAAAGCCACGCCTAATTCGACTAAACGATGAATACATTCAGGGGCGTGATTAACTAAAAACTCAACCGCAGAGCGTTCACATAAACCCGCCCCAGCTTTCAACGTATCTTCTAAATGGAGACCGGGAGAATCATCCGTTGAAATGGCGGCGGCAATACCCCCCTGCGCCCAATCACTCGCTGACAGGGGTAAAATATCTTTACTGACTAGGCCAACACTCAAATGTTGGGGTAAACACAGGGCGGTATATAACCCCGCCGCCCCTGTACCCACAACCAAGACATCAAAAGTTAAGGGCAGGTCAGAAGTTAAGGAAACATCCATAGAGGTCATGGGCTAGTGCCAGGATGAAGGGTTGGTTTCAAGTCATAAGATCTGGACACTCTCCAGACAAATTTAAACGGATTAAACTGACTTTACAAATCATGTTAACTTTTTTTAAACCTGTTAACATCATCCGTAAAATCTGAGCAATCCGTCTAAATTCCTCATCTACTGTTCAAGGCGTGTTGCCTCTCGGCGACTGGGTTTTTCTTATAAAAATCAACACCGAACACCGAACATTCTGACACTAAATCCCCAGAATAGCCTAGTCGTAAGCCCCAACATTTAACCGTTGGTCGCCTTCGATAAACACAGACTCAGGAGTAGTTACGGTAAAGTTATCTAAATTCTTTTGCAGAATTTCTTTTTGTTTTTCTGTCAAATCAGAAATTTTCAATACATCTTCAACGGAATTGTATGGCGCATTCTTAATAATGATTGACCCTAACTTCGGAAACATTCCTTTGTATTGACGAAAATCCCGCAGGTCGCTATTATTTAAGTCCAATTTATTGCGAACCTTAGCCATTTTTTCATCAACACGATTTTTCCGAGGGGCTTCCGTTGCTAAGATCGGAGAAGCAACCCCATACTGCATCACATTCAAGTTTGTGGCTACAGCACTTTGATGTCCAGTCCATCCTAGACAACCGACTATCAAAACTAACACAGCCAACAGGCGACTCAATCGTTTCATCAACGCTCTTCTCCCAACTGACATAAACAGCATTTACAAGAATTTGATATTTTCAAGGCATAATGAGTGGCAAAGTGTATTCTACCATCTTCTTTACCCCCAACTTAGTAGCAAAGTTGAATAGAAAAACTCGCTGCGCCCCTCGCCAACCAGCCCGGATTTGGCAGTCAAATCAAATCACAGTTCAGTTTATGCTGTTGTCAACCTTTTCCAGTTTTATGTAAACTTTCTTAAAATTTGTTACGGTTGTGGCATGGAAGATCGAGAATTTGGGGCTATTGAGATCGCAGTCCCACACTGATTTGGTGGTTATTTTTTGGTGAGCGTGAAATTCAGTTGATCACAATTTCCCCTCACACTTGCAGATTATCCGTCTTCAAAACCTTTCGACGGTGGGTTTTGCCCACCGTACAATCTATGTTATTGAGTCGCAGTAACCAAAGTATTTCCAACCACTTCACCTTTTAACATTCGTCCCGCCGCTTCCAATAACTGCTCCTCTAAATAAGGCTTAGTAAAGTAACCTCTTGCCCCCAAATTAAACGCCATTTGACGGTGACGA
This genomic stretch from Planktothrix serta PCC 8927 harbors:
- the nadB gene encoding L-aspartate oxidase, which translates into the protein MTSMDVSLTSDLPLTFDVLVVGTGAAGLYTALCLPQHLSVGLVSKDILPLSASDWAQGGIAAAISTDDSPGLHLEDTLKAGAGLCERSAVEFLVNHAPECIHRLVELGVAFDRHQTQLALTLEAAHSRHRVLHAADTTGRAVITTLTERVLEQPNIKIISPAFALDLWMDASGQRCQGMSLIQNQQIYWVKASAVVLATGGGGQVFAHTTNPEVSTGDGVAIAWRAGALLRDLEFFQFHPTALTQPGAPRFLISEAVRGEGAHLIDAEGRRFVFDYHQQGELAPRDVVSRAIFNHLQQLRQIPGANAEQVWLDLRSIPPDKVRYRFPNIIQVCQQWGIDILNQPIPVTPAAHYWMGGIVTNNQGQTSIPGLYAVGETASTGVHGANRLASNSLLECLVFGAQLASLENLNLGAPEVRADDQVSSPKKVKSLILPSDHWQEQYATIKTIRSHLPDVLWQSAGICRQSDHLEEGLIQVKAWSQEFLALPLSQFLSGLQPYSSDDQEIQGIADYDLKQWGETRNLLNIGELILKSAAFRRESRGGHYRQDYPQSDPSWQVHTLIQGNQTWKSPPVVG
- the psbU gene encoding photosystem II complex extrinsic protein PsbU, with product MKRLSRLLAVLVLIVGCLGWTGHQSAVATNLNVMQYGVASPILATEAPRKNRVDEKMAKVRNKLDLNNSDLRDFRQYKGMFPKLGSIIIKNAPYNSVEDVLKISDLTEKQKEILQKNLDNFTVTTPESVFIEGDQRLNVGAYD